In Brettanomyces bruxellensis chromosome 8, complete sequence, a genomic segment contains:
- the FTR1_1 gene encoding high-affinity iron permease has protein sequence MFVLPFITTLREGMEAVVFVGGVGIGASAKSIPLPVVCGLIAGVAVGVFMYYGGSRVSLQVFLCISTAILYLISAGLFSRGVWFFENYAYNQKTGGDASENGSGPGTYDIRRSVWHVNCCNPQTDNGWDVFNALLGWQNSATYGSVLSYNLYWLTLMVVLYFMYYDETRGHIPLLRNVKFRQLNPLYYIKGKKNKELSVEQQQQLVLDAELRLREEAGDEGSAPVATQSIELENLERVKRDNFTESVRVSND, from the coding sequence ATGTTCGTTCTCCCGTTCATTACAACTTTGCGTGAAGGAATGGAAGCCGTTGTTTTTGTCGGTGGAGTGGGGATTGGAGCCTCGGCTAAATCAATTCCTCTTCCCGTTGTGTGTGGGTTAATTGCTGGTGTTGCTGTTGGAGTCTTTATGTACTACGGTGGGTCACGTGTCTCGCTCCAGGTCTTTTTGTGCATCTCCACGGCCATTCTCTACTTGATTTCCGCCGGTCTTTTCTCCAGGGGTGTGTGGTTCTTCGAAAACTATGCCTACAACCAGAAAACGGGTGGAGATGCATCCGAAAATGGCTCTGGCCCGGGCACTTACGATATCAGGCGATCTGTGTGGCACGTGAATTGTTGCAACCCGCAGACTGACAACGGTTGGGATGTGTTTAATGCTCTCCTCGGGTGGCAGAACTCTGCAACCTACGGCTCTGTTCTTTCTTACAACCTCTACTGGTTGACGCTGATGGTTGTTCTTTACTTCATGTACTATGACGAGACGCGTGGCCACATTCCACTTTTAAGAAACGTGAAGTTCCGCCAGCTCAACCCGTTGTACTACATTAAGGGTAAGAAGAATAAGGAGCTAAGTGTtgagcagcagcaacagctTGTTCTCGATGCAGAATTGAGACTCCGGGAGGAGGCTGGAGATGAGGGTAGTGCACCGGTTGCAACCCAGAGTATTGAGCTGGAGAATCTGGAGCGGGTGAAACGGGACAATTTCACAGAGTCGGTGAGGGTTTCGAATGATTGA
- the MOB11 gene encoding Maintenance of ploidy protein mob1 — protein sequence MSFFQSHFNGGAVPTIRSTRTFRRNPELSPASSKRQQEYYQTINSTGDPNQKRVSSHKEIREYAEQTLGSGSALAQAVKLPKGEDTNEWFAVNVVNFYNQINMLYGTITEFCSPKTCPRMIATQEYEYLWQDPMNRRKPPVSMSAPGYVEALMTWIQGFLDDESVFPTKMGVPFPRQFPALVKTIMKRLFRVYAHMYCHHFDEINELGIQAHLNTSLKHFVLFCREFHLLQPKDYGPMGDLVSRMLQGDTKKIGILD from the coding sequence ATGTCGTTTTTCCAGAGTCACTTTAATGGAGGGGCTGTGCCTACCATACGATCAACAAGAACATTCAGAAGAAATCCAGAACTAAGTCCGGCTTCATCTAAAAGACAGCAGGAATACTACCAGACAATAAACTCAACAGGTGACCCCAACCAAAAGCGAGTGTCCAGTCACAAAGAAATAAGAGAGTATGCAGAACAAACGTTAGGGTCAGGATCAGCTTTAGCACAGGCAGTGAAGCTTCCAAAGGGGGAAGATACCAATGAGTGGTTTGCAGTGAATGTGGTGAACTTCTACAACCAGATTAACATGTTGTACGGAACAATTACGGAGTTCTGCTCTCCTAAAACGTGTCCTCGTATGATTGCTACTCAAGAATACGAGTATCTATGGCAGGATCCGATGAATCGAAGAAAACCACCCGTTTCGATGTCTGCCCCGGGATATGTTGAGGCACTCATGACGTGGATACAAGGATTTCTTGATGACGAGTCTGTTTTCCCAACGAAAATGGGTGTGCCGTTTCCCAGACAGTTTCCAGCACTCGTCAAAACAATCATGAAGAGACTTTTCAGGGTTTATGCACACATGTACTGCCATCACTTCGACGAAATTAACGAATTGGGGATCCAGGCACATCTTAACACGTCTCTTAAGCATTTCGTGCTATTCTGCCGTGAATTTCACCTGTTACAACCAAAAGATTACGGTCCAATGGGAGACTTGGTCTCCAGAATGCTCCAAGGTGATACAAAGAAGATTGGTATACTCGACTGA